From the Oceanobacillus kimchii X50 genome, the window TCAGAAAGGAGACGTCGACATTTTTAAGCTGAGCTCCTAACTTTACCAGATGATTTATCATCATTTCCATCATCAAATTCGTAGTATTATCATTAAATTCATTAAAATACACATTGGGAAGACCAATCTTTACATCGTTTAATCCGTTTTTATCATCAAATTTTCCGTATTTTGTTCCGGTGAGTGCCTCCATTAAATATTTTGTATCATCAATATTATTTGCAATAACTCCAATGTGATCCAATGTCCATGAAAGAGGCATTACTCCTTTCATTCCTATCAACCCAGTTGTAGGCTTGACTCCTACAACTCCACAGCAAGCTGCCGGTACTCGTACTGATCCTGAGGTATCTGTTCCAATTGAACCGATGCTTAATTCTGCTGCAACAGATACGGCAGATCCGCTGCTTGATCCTCCTGCGGTTCTATTCTTATTCAGAGGATTAAGTACATTTCCGAAATGTTCGTTCTTAGAGGTAACATCTGCCGCATATTCAGACATGTTATTTTTCCCTAAGGTAATACAGCCTGATACCTCCAATACATTTACCACTTCTGCATTACTTTTGGCAATATTATTTTTATCAATTTTCGATCCATTTGTTGTAGGGAATCCCGCAATGTCAATCGCATCTTTAAATGAAGTTGGTATACCGTACAAATTCATTTTCTCTCTGTTTTTCCATGTTGCTTCAACTTTTTCAGCCTGCTCAAGAGCTCTTTCTTCCATTAAGGTAATATAGGAATGAAGCGTCGTATCCATTTCTTTAATTCTCTTTAAGTAATTATTAGTGATTTCAATAGGAGAATATGTACGCCTTTTATATCCTTCTAAAAGCTCTTCTATAGAAAATCCCATAGAAACTCTCCTCTCTAAAAAAATGTTCATTTTCAATCATCTATCTGTATCTCCTTTAAGCAAGAAGAAAGTACATCTCGAATTTTAGTACTCATACCAATGCTAATAGAACATTCATTGTGAGCCGAGATGTACTTTGTTTTTAAAACATTATCTTAGTTTTTAGAATTTGATACTACTTCTTTTAAAGCATCTGTTATTATCTTATTCGTTACAACGGAAACATAGCTAGCTCCTTGATTAAAAGCTTTTACAGTTGAAGCTGTGTCAGATGCTACTAATCCCATCTTTATATCATGGTCTTTTGCTCTTTCAAACAGATTTGATATTATATCTTGTACCCCTGAATCATTAGGGTTATCATAGCCTAAATTAACAGCTAAATCTGTTGAACCAATAAAAGCTATATCAATTTCATTTACAGCGATGATTTCTTCAAAATTTTCTACAGCTTCCTTTGTCTCAATGTGTACAGATATAAGATTATCTTTGTTTGCTTGATCTAAATAAGACCTTCCGCTTAATGTTCCATATTGTGCTGCTGGAATAGAGTAAGCAACTCCCCGCATTCCAATTGGAGGATACTTGGCTTTGGAAACAACTTCCTCTGCCTGCTCTCGATTATTGACCATTGGTACCTGGATGCCTTCCGCACCACTATCTAAAGCCTTTTGCACAGATGAAGGATCGTAGGAAGTGCGTACTACTGGTGACATATTTGTTCGTTTCGCAGCACGTATCATATCTGTAATTTCAGATTGACTGAATGCCCCATGTTCGTTATCAATCACAACGAAGTCATACCCATTAAAGCCAAGCATTTCAACAAGTGAGGGATTATATGAGTTTACAAATCCCCCTAAGACTTTTTCATTGTTAAATATTCGTTGTTTTAGTTTTTTAGTCATTTACTCTCATGCTCCCTTTAAGCTATTTTGCTGTAGCCACTCTTTTAATTTACGGGAAACTTCCATCGGATTATCTAAGCTGCTCAAGTGTCCCGCATCTTTGACTATCGTCAGTTGAGAATTTGGAATTTCCCGAACCAGTTCATTGCTCATTTCAACAGGGCAAACACTATCTTCCAGTCCAACCATGACGCTCACAGGACATTTAATCGAAGGCAGTATTTTAAACGCATCAGGACGATGCATCAATGCTGTCATCTGTCTTTCCATTGCCTCCGGTCCGACTTCCTCTGCCATATCTATTATCGTTTGACTAAGTGATGAGTTCTGACTAGACTGGCGTATTAATCCCGGCATTAAGTAGTCCTTTGTTATACTTGTAAACTTTCCTTCTTTGCTCATTTGAATGAACTTATTCCAAGCTTCAATTTGAGCACAAGTAGGAGACCTCGGATTCGTATCCAGCAAAGCTAGCTGTGTAACACGTTCAGGGGCTTGTCTCATAATTTCAATTGCAACGATCCCCCCCAATGATAATCCTGCAAGTGCAAAGGTTTCAGGAGCTTTATCCAAAACACTCAATGCCATATCTTCTATCGTATTGTCTTGAGTTAAATCCCCAACTTGAATAGCTGCTATATCTGCTAAATACGCTATCTGATGTTCCCATAACTTTTCATTACAAAGTGTGCCAGGAAGTAATAGTAGTGGGATTTTATTGTTCTGCTTTAAATAACTTGCTTTTTCCAAGGATAACTCACCCTTAATAAAAATTTTCTAACTGTATCTATCTGAGTATAATAAGAATCGATTACTTACAGTTCATACTAGTAACATAGCTGCTCTTAGATTTATTTTTCACCCATTTTTAATTTTTTGGCCATTTCTTCTTCAAGCTGACTAAAGTTCTCTGGAGCTATCATTTTACCTTTATCATCTACACGGAAGTTATATTCTTCCCCTTTTTTCACTACTTTTGGATCCCAAATTGGATCTGGACGATCGAATACTTCGTGCTGCTCTAAGATAGAGAATAACCAAGCATCTTCTTCCGCAATATTTTCAAAGCCTCTATACATATACGGAGGTAACGAAATCATATCCCAAGGCTTTAAGATTGTTTCGCCTTCAATTTCGTCTTCACTATTTCCCCAGTAGAATCTCCACTCACCTGTTAGTACGAAGAATGTTTCAATATACTCATGCGTATGGAATGCAGGGCCGTTACCTTTAGGAGCCTTTACCATACCAATTTGAAAGCCATGTGGCTCTGTAATTACCGGATTATAATTTTCATTCTCACTTGCCGTATCACCAATCAACGCATAATTCAAACGGTTGTGTCCTGGAACAATACTGTCGATAAACATCAATGGAATTGCTTTATCCTTAATTTCATCAAAACGTACTGTCCAATCTCTTTCAATTATTTCCTTTGTGTAATTTGTCTTTTTAGTAGTTGTCATTGTAAATTCCTCCTTAGAATATGTGATAAAGCGATATTATTGTTTTATTTAGAAACCTCTGTCGGCGCTTTTCGTTTGAATGCAGACAAATGGTGTCCCTCTAAACCTTCCATCTCTGACTGTCGACTCGCATGCGTTGCCAACGTGTTCACACCGGGTCCAGTAATCTCTTGAAATGTCGCTACTTTGACGTAACTTCCAACCCAAAGTCCGCCGGTATATCTACCACCACGGTTTGTCGGCAATGTATGGTTCGTACCCGATACCTTATCCGAGAAGACAACCGAACTATTCTCACCAATAAATAGAGAACCGTAATTGTGAATCTGCTCTACCGCTTCTTCCGTCTCTTTTAAATGAAGGTGAAGATGCTCGCCTGCAAACTCATTACACACTTCAATTCCTTCTTGAATCGAATCGACTACAATAATTTCACCCATCTTATCCCAAGACTCATGAGCTGGAGAATTCTCATCAAACTGCTCTAGTAGTTTCTCTACTTCTAGCATCGTGTTTTCTCCTAATTCTTTGGAAGTGATAATTAAGATGGCTCTCGCATTCGGATCATGCTCTGCTTGTGCAAGTAAGTCTGCAGCAATAAGATCCGGTTTTGAGAATTCGTCAGCAAACACCACTACTTCACTTGGTCCTGCCACTAGGTCAATGCCCACTTCTCCGAATACTTGTCGTTTCGCTTCTGCAACGAAACGGTTACCTGGTCCGGAGATGACATCTACTTGTGGAACACTTTCTGATCCGTATGCCATTGCAGCTATTGCTTGAGCGCCACCAATCGCAAAGATCTCGGTAACTCCCGATTGCTTTAATCCGTAGATGATTGCTGGATGAATGCTGCCATTGTAATTTGCAGGACTACATGCAATGATACGCTTTACACCAGCTACTTTTGCTGGGGCAGCTACCATTACTCCACTAGACAATAATGGGAATCTTCCGCCTGGAACATAGGTACCAACAGTTTCCACTGGGATTAACTTATGCCCCAAACGAATGCCATCTCCAAAATCTCTATCTAATGGAAGTAAGCAATCCAATTGCGCTTTCGCAAAGTTACTCACGCGCTCTACTACGTTATCTATTAAACTCTTTTGTTCATCTGTTAAACTCGCAATCGCACTCTCGATTTCTTCTTCAGATAGACGAAGTGACGTACGATCGTTATTGCCAAACTTCTTCTCGTATTTATGAATTGCCTCATCACCATTTAATTGGATATCTTTAATAACATCCTTTACCGTTTGTTCCGTTGCTACTGATGTTTCTGTTTTTATGTTCGTTGACTTTTTTATATACTCCACAAGTACATCTCCTCTTCACAACAATTTTTAAGTTAAACGATTGATAGCTAAACTACTTATTTAATCGCACCTGCACTCATTCCTTTTACAAATTCCTTACGTACAATAAGCATAAAGATGATCGTAGGTATAACATAAATCACTCCCGCAGCTGCCATTTCATTCCAAACTACTCCGTTCTCACCAATAAAGTAGGAAAGTGCTACTGGAAGTGTAATTGCTTCTCTACTTGTTAGAATTAACGCAAACATAAATTCATTCCATACGACTACAAAACAGAATACCGTCGCTGTAATGATTCCTGGCTTTGCAATTGGCAATACGATATTCCACAAGATTCGTAATCTACCAGCACCATCAATGGATCCAGCTTCCTCCATATCAATAGGAATGCTATCCATAAATCCTTTAATCAACCAGATTGCATATGGAATCGTATGTCCTAAGTTGACGATAATTAGCGCAATCGTCGTATCCAATAGTCCCCAGTTACGGAACGCAGAGAAGAAAGGGATAACATTTACGATTAACGGGATAAACTGCGTTGCCAATATTGCAAACATTAATAATGCTTTACCCGGTATTTTATAACGAGATATGCTATATGCAGCTAACACACTTACCGGTAACGTGATAATTAGCGTAAAAATTACAACGATAATACTATTCATGTAATACTTGCCAAAATTATTCTCCGTATTGAAGATCGCCCGGAAGTTATCCAGTGTCGGTTCAAATAGTAGACTAAGCGAATATACATCTTCTCCAGATTTAAACGACGTGATTAGAATCCAAAGTATTGGGAAAAAGAGAAAGGTAACAACCAACAAAACACCAAGTAACTCAGCAATTGAACTGAACATTTTTTTACGCTTTAAGCTATTCGCATTCATTAGTTCCACTCATCTCCTTTCACCAATTTACGCATGTATACAAGCACAAATCCGATTGTGATAATAGCCAAGATGTATCCGAGTGCTGCCCCGTAACCCATATCAAAGTATCTAAACGATTGCGTGTACACGAGGAAGTTCAGTACTTCCGTTGAATTCCCTGGTCCACCGCTTGTTAGCGTTACGATTGGGTCAAATTGCTTCAAGGAGAACATCGTCATTAAAATCGTTGCGATGAGCACAATTGGTTGAATCATCGGTAATGTAATTCGGAAAAAGGTCTGAAAGCTATTTGCTCCATCCATTTTTGCTGCTTCATACACTTCCTTTGGCAGACCCATAATGCCACTGATAAACATCAATGACATAAATGGTAACCAGATCCAGACCACCACAGAAATCAATGCAATCATCGCTGTTACTGTATTACCTAACCAAACCACATCTGCTAGAGGAGGAAAGAAGAAACCGACGATCGCAGAAAACACACCATAGTCAGGGTTCAACATGAACCTCCACGAATAC encodes:
- a CDS encoding cupin domain-containing protein produces the protein MTTTKKTNYTKEIIERDWTVRFDEIKDKAIPLMFIDSIVPGHNRLNYALIGDTASENENYNPVITEPHGFQIGMVKAPKGNGPAFHTHEYIETFFVLTGEWRFYWGNSEDEIEGETILKPWDMISLPPYMYRGFENIAEEDAWLFSILEQHEVFDRPDPIWDPKVVKKGEEYNFRVDDKGKMIAPENFSQLEEEMAKKLKMGEK
- a CDS encoding carbohydrate ABC transporter permease encodes the protein MGNKYFKYILLAPALLIMAVITIFPLIRSLWISFHEWKLTESLTMGAFIGFDNYVKAFSDPNFWNSAWVTLVFTVAAVLVTISCAIMVALLLSKEKTYISYLRAILIIPFALSPALVGYSWRFMLNPDYGVFSAIVGFFFPPLADVVWLGNTVTAMIALISVVVWIWLPFMSLMFISGIMGLPKEVYEAAKMDGANSFQTFFRITLPMIQPIVLIATILMTMFSLKQFDPIVTLTSGGPGNSTEVLNFLVYTQSFRYFDMGYGAALGYILAIITIGFVLVYMRKLVKGDEWN
- a CDS encoding HpcH/HpaI aldolase family protein translates to MTKKLKQRIFNNEKVLGGFVNSYNPSLVEMLGFNGYDFVVIDNEHGAFSQSEITDMIRAAKRTNMSPVVRTSYDPSSVQKALDSGAEGIQVPMVNNREQAEEVVSKAKYPPIGMRGVAYSIPAAQYGTLSGRSYLDQANKDNLISVHIETKEAVENFEEIIAVNEIDIAFIGSTDLAVNLGYDNPNDSGVQDIISNLFERAKDHDIKMGLVASDTASTVKAFNQGASYVSVVTNKIITDALKEVVSNSKN
- a CDS encoding amidase — translated: MGFSIEELLEGYKRRTYSPIEITNNYLKRIKEMDTTLHSYITLMEERALEQAEKVEATWKNREKMNLYGIPTSFKDAIDIAGFPTTNGSKIDKNNIAKSNAEVVNVLEVSGCITLGKNNMSEYAADVTSKNEHFGNVLNPLNKNRTAGGSSSGSAVSVAAELSIGSIGTDTSGSVRVPAACCGVVGVKPTTGLIGMKGVMPLSWTLDHIGVIANNIDDTKYLMEALTGTKYGKFDDKNGLNDVKIGLPNVYFNEFNDNTTNLMMEMMINHLVKLGAQLKNVDVSFLNNDSLKLSRTIGTSEITVGHNEKYTLHKQSYNEGLVQTFKKGNNILAFEYLNALKTREEWKFKMDSLLKEVDIMITPTMPILPPYIHEEQVFNGKEYEAIGDYMVRNTSPFNFTGHPALTMPSGMKEDGVSLGFQMITSYYREDLLFKTGRIYEQFIK
- a CDS encoding carbohydrate ABC transporter permease produces the protein MNANSLKRKKMFSSIAELLGVLLVVTFLFFPILWILITSFKSGEDVYSLSLLFEPTLDNFRAIFNTENNFGKYYMNSIIVVIFTLIITLPVSVLAAYSISRYKIPGKALLMFAILATQFIPLIVNVIPFFSAFRNWGLLDTTIALIIVNLGHTIPYAIWLIKGFMDSIPIDMEEAGSIDGAGRLRILWNIVLPIAKPGIITATVFCFVVVWNEFMFALILTSREAITLPVALSYFIGENGVVWNEMAAAGVIYVIPTIIFMLIVRKEFVKGMSAGAIK
- a CDS encoding alpha/beta fold hydrolase — encoded protein: MEKASYLKQNNKIPLLLLPGTLCNEKLWEHQIAYLADIAAIQVGDLTQDNTIEDMALSVLDKAPETFALAGLSLGGIVAIEIMRQAPERVTQLALLDTNPRSPTCAQIEAWNKFIQMSKEGKFTSITKDYLMPGLIRQSSQNSSLSQTIIDMAEEVGPEAMERQMTALMHRPDAFKILPSIKCPVSVMVGLEDSVCPVEMSNELVREIPNSQLTIVKDAGHLSSLDNPMEVSRKLKEWLQQNSLKGA
- the hisD gene encoding histidinol dehydrogenase, with translation MEYIKKSTNIKTETSVATEQTVKDVIKDIQLNGDEAIHKYEKKFGNNDRTSLRLSEEEIESAIASLTDEQKSLIDNVVERVSNFAKAQLDCLLPLDRDFGDGIRLGHKLIPVETVGTYVPGGRFPLLSSGVMVAAPAKVAGVKRIIACSPANYNGSIHPAIIYGLKQSGVTEIFAIGGAQAIAAMAYGSESVPQVDVISGPGNRFVAEAKRQVFGEVGIDLVAGPSEVVVFADEFSKPDLIAADLLAQAEHDPNARAILIITSKELGENTMLEVEKLLEQFDENSPAHESWDKMGEIIVVDSIQEGIEVCNEFAGEHLHLHLKETEEAVEQIHNYGSLFIGENSSVVFSDKVSGTNHTLPTNRGGRYTGGLWVGSYVKVATFQEITGPGVNTLATHASRQSEMEGLEGHHLSAFKRKAPTEVSK